TTTGTATGGTTACGGTAGTGCCCAAGCTTTCTTTATCGTTCTGGAATGTTTAATATTCAGTCTTATTATTGGCAGATTGTTTAAACGGGCAGAAGAAAATGTGTCGGTAGTGTAGGAGGGGCGGCTATGAAAAAATTAAATAAGAAAATTCTTTTTGCAATCTTACTTATTATCGCATTCTGTCAGTTATTCCCGTTATACTGGCTTATCACTTTTTCCTTAAAAAGCAATGCCGAAATATTTGGCGAAAATGTATTGGGACTTCCTAGATACTGGCTTTGGGAAAACTACGCAACTGCCCTCAATGATGGAGGAATTCTGCGTTACTTTATAAATTCCATAATTTATACTGGTTTAACAGTTATTATTGTAGGAGTTCTTACTTCTATGTCAGCTTATGCGATTGCCAGAATGAAATGGAAATCAAAAGATCTTGTTTTTTCTATATTTACCTTAGGGATCATGATTCCTACGCAAGCAGCTTTGCTTCCATTATTCCAGGTAATCGACAAGCTTGGGTTAAAGGGTGGTTATCTCGGGTTGTTAATACCCTATGTTGCTTTTGGTATTCCTATGAGCGTTATGATCCTTACAGGATTTTATAAGGGTATTCCCAGAGAGATGGAAGAAGCTGCTTATATTGACGGTTGTGGAGTTTTTAAGTGTTTTGTTACTATTATGCTTCCAATGATTAGGCCAGCCTTGGCTACAGCTTCAATCTTTACCTTCTTGGGGGCATGGAATGAGTTGATGTTTGCCAATACCCTGATTGATAGCGATCTTTATCGTACTTTGCCTGTTGGAATCATGTCTTTTGCTGGACAGTATACGACCAATTGGGGATTAATTGGTGCAGGAATGGTTATTGCAACTCTACCAACAATTCTCATATACTTTATGTTGAGTAATCAGGTACAACAAAGCTTAATAGCAGGTGCTGTAAAGGGTTAAAATTGAAAAGCGGCGAAAGATAACAAGTCGTTATTGCAAAAGTTTTCAGATTAAAAATTACATAAAAATTATTTTGTATTAAAACGGGAAATTGCCAATCCGATTTTTGATGCTTATTGCTGTCAAACCTGTATGGATAATGTATTTCGGGGTGGATTTCCGATTCAATTAGAACAAGATAAGATGTTTTACATATATTCCAGAAAATATGGGGATTTAGAGCGGGAATATAACTATTTCTGCATGGAAGCGGATATTATTCTCAAGGAAACGGAAATTACAGAGATATTAATCAAAATAGACGCTGTGATGTTTTCTTTACTCCTTATGTAAAAGATTTAAATATAAGAATGTTCTACAATTAGATTCAATTAGATGGCTATAATCCTCTTATTATCAACATGAAAATTTATCAAGTGTCCAAGAAAAAGAATGCAGCCATTGCCCTTGCCCAACCTATTTCTATTATGAGATGGACCAGTATGAGATTAAAGAAGACCGGATCAGCCCTCTTAACTTCACGCTTAAAAATACTAAAATTGCCCCTTAGTAATGAAGATAAAAAAAGTATATATACCTATATCAAACAAACTCGTCTGTATGATGAGAAGCTATCCATATATAAACTTAATGCGCCCCTTATGGATACTTCTTTTGAAATAGGAAGGGCAAGGGCTTTTATTCCAGAAAGGCTGGAAGATCAGATCATTATAAGATCATTGCTTCAGGGGTAGGTTGCCCTGGATATTCGTAATGGTTTAGTAAATCAAATTGATGTGATGGTTGATACTTCTTGTTTATAAATGTGTTAAAAAGTATGTATAAAAAGCATTCGATTTTTTTGTCTTGTGGATGATCGGGTGCTTTTTTATAATATATACGGCAAATTATAAATGCATAAAAAAACAAAAAAAATTATAAAAATGCAATTGATTAAATATTATAAAAATGGTAGAATGCAATTGGAAAAATTAATTAATTATGTTAGGGGGAAGTAAAGTGAACGGTATAGTAATGATGTTGATTGCAATTGCAGTTTTAGGAGGCGCTTATCTCATTTATGGCAGATGGCTTGCCAAGACATGGGGCATTGATCCTAAAGCGAAGACGCCAGCTTATGAAATGCAGGACGGAGTAGACTATGTACCCGCATCACCTGGAGTAATTTTTGGTCATCAGTTTGCATCCATTGCAGGGGCAGGTCCAATTAATGGCCCGATTATTGCAGCCATGTTTGGCTGGGTTCCCGTATTATTATGGATTTTGATCGGAGGCGTTTTCTTTGGCGCTGTTCAGGATTTTGCATCTATGTATGCGTCTGTAAAAAATAAAGGCCGCAGTATAGGTTATATTATTGAGCTTTATATTGGCAAAGCAGGTAAAAGACTCTTTTTACTGTTTGTATGGCTTTTTTCTATTTTAGTAATTGCAGCATTTGCAGATATAGTGGCTGGAACTTTTAATGGCTTTAATGCAGATGGAACCTTCAATTCAGCCAATGGTTCCACAGCGGCCACTTCTTTGCTGTTTATAGCAGCCGCAGTTATTTTTGGTATATTTACATATTATAAAAAACCATCATCTCTAGTTGCTTTTGCTGCAGGACTTGTTCTGGTAGTAATCTGTATTGGGTTAGGATTGGCTTTCCCAATCCATGTTCCTAAAACAGCATGGCTTTATTTTGTGTTTGCATATGTATTTG
This region of Defluviitalea raffinosedens genomic DNA includes:
- a CDS encoding carbohydrate ABC transporter permease; amino-acid sequence: MKKLNKKILFAILLIIAFCQLFPLYWLITFSLKSNAEIFGENVLGLPRYWLWENYATALNDGGILRYFINSIIYTGLTVIIVGVLTSMSAYAIARMKWKSKDLVFSIFTLGIMIPTQAALLPLFQVIDKLGLKGGYLGLLIPYVAFGIPMSVMILTGFYKGIPREMEEAAYIDGCGVFKCFVTIMLPMIRPALATASIFTFLGAWNELMFANTLIDSDLYRTLPVGIMSFAGQYTTNWGLIGAGMVIATLPTILIYFMLSNQVQQSLIAGAVKG